From Candidatus Doudnabacteria bacterium, a single genomic window includes:
- a CDS encoding peptidoglycan bridge formation glycyltransferase FemA/FemB family protein, with the protein MITPLSQDAWDEKVIELGGSILQSWVWGEFQESLGQKIHRFSGEDFACLAIETALPFGKKYAYCPRGPLGNIDPALVDLKKLDEDHSIIFSRIEPLQSVKLPRAVKDTQPAIDWVLDLEKTEEELLIGMKPKTRYNINLSQRKGVVVREGTQADLITVWQLLLETANRNKIRLHPQSYYFQMWDHLAPKYLKILIAEYKGQPLAGLLLSLFGDTATFLHGGTSQKMKEAMAPHLLHWEAIRLARNLGFKHYDFGGVAPAKEESHAWAGISRFKKGFGGFEVKYPGSFDLIFSPIWYNVYKQGRTLKKILSTKS; encoded by the coding sequence ATGATAACCCCGCTATCACAAGACGCTTGGGATGAAAAAGTCATCGAGCTTGGAGGCTCGATTTTGCAAAGCTGGGTATGGGGGGAATTTCAGGAATCGCTGGGACAAAAAATCCACAGGTTTTCGGGCGAGGATTTTGCTTGCTTGGCTATTGAAACAGCTTTGCCGTTTGGTAAAAAATACGCCTATTGTCCCAGAGGCCCTTTGGGCAATATTGATCCGGCTTTAGTTGATCTAAAAAAACTGGACGAGGACCATTCAATTATTTTTTCGCGCATTGAACCGTTGCAATCTGTAAAATTGCCGCGCGCTGTCAAAGATACGCAACCGGCAATTGACTGGGTCCTGGATCTGGAAAAAACCGAGGAAGAATTGCTGATCGGCATGAAACCCAAAACCCGCTACAACATCAACTTGTCCCAGCGCAAAGGTGTGGTCGTGCGGGAAGGAACTCAAGCTGATCTGATCACGGTCTGGCAGCTGCTTTTGGAAACTGCGAACCGCAATAAAATTAGATTGCATCCGCAAAGTTATTACTTTCAGATGTGGGACCATCTGGCGCCAAAATATTTAAAGATTCTGATCGCTGAATATAAGGGCCAGCCTCTTGCCGGCTTACTTTTGAGTTTATTTGGCGATACCGCGACTTTTTTGCACGGAGGAACTTCACAAAAAATGAAAGAAGCCATGGCCCCGCACTTACTGCATTGGGAAGCGATCAGGCTCGCGCGGAATTTGGGATTCAAACACTATGATTTTGGCGGCGTGGCGCCTGCAAAAGAAGAGAGTCATGCCTGGGCCGGGATCAGCCGGTTCAAAAAAGGCTTTGGCGGATTTGAAGTTAAGTATCCCGGCAGTTTTGATCTTATTTTTTCCCCCATCTGGTATAATGTATATAAGCAGGGACGAACACTTAAAAAAATCCTAAGTACTAAATCCTAA
- a CDS encoding helix-turn-helix domain-containing protein — translation MINELLTKIGLNDKEIQVYLTVLQQGKISPTALSKVVGLNRTTVYSVAKELVAKGLISEDLGSPTISLIAKPLEELETMVAKEEREVRGKKELAKRAIHELQSVVKTQTFALPKIVFIPEAELEAFLYKRLPSWNQSINKYDGFFWGFQDHTFVENYEKWIDWSWETAKPEIKGLHLISNNAEEQIKKKKFAKRQIKFWDQSKNFTATNWVMGDYVVMIVTNQKPHYLVEIHDAVLAHNMREVFKGIWNTMEN, via the coding sequence ATGATCAATGAACTTCTAACTAAAATCGGCCTGAATGACAAAGAAATCCAGGTTTATCTGACTGTATTACAACAGGGCAAAATCAGCCCTACGGCTTTGTCGAAAGTCGTGGGTCTTAACCGGACCACGGTTTATAGTGTTGCCAAAGAGCTGGTGGCCAAGGGTTTGATTTCGGAAGACTTGGGAAGCCCGACAATCAGTTTGATCGCCAAGCCATTGGAAGAACTGGAAACAATGGTTGCAAAAGAAGAACGGGAAGTGCGCGGAAAAAAAGAGTTGGCTAAGAGAGCTATCCATGAACTGCAATCAGTAGTTAAAACTCAAACATTTGCTTTGCCTAAAATTGTGTTCATTCCGGAAGCTGAGTTGGAAGCATTCTTGTATAAGCGCCTTCCGTCTTGGAATCAGAGTATAAACAAATACGATGGTTTTTTTTGGGGATTTCAGGATCACACATTTGTAGAAAATTATGAAAAATGGATAGACTGGTCTTGGGAAACAGCCAAACCGGAAATTAAAGGATTGCATTTAATCAGTAACAATGCGGAAGAACAAATCAAAAAGAAAAAATTTGCCAAACGGCAAATTAAGTTTTGGGATCAAAGTAAAAATTTTACGGCAACGAACTGGGTTATGGGCGATTACGTAGTTATGATTGTGACCAATCAAAAACCGCATTATCTGGTGGAGATCCATGATGCGGTTCTGGCGCACAATATGCGCGAGGTGTTCAAAGGGATCTGGAATACGATGGAAAACTAA
- a CDS encoding MFS transporter, which yields MTFKSYLDVLKNIDFTKLWISQAASQLTNYLLSFAILIKVFQLTNSSAAVSSIIIAFGLGTVFFGGVAGVYADRFDRKWLLTLINFLQAGSVALYFVVGGSLWGLVIVTFLYASLNQFYLPAEAPSIPILVPKNQLLIANSYFAFTGSAALILGFAAAGPITVIFGPSAPYLTAVLLLLLAGLSTLSLPSLPPAKKVNNPYSLDRVWHEFKEGVVHLWENKQLHFPLLSLIAIQIVTGMMVTIAPVFIQQAIGINLNEGSLLVVAPLGLGILIGALFLGLEERRFRKKDLIFAGFLGMGVMIFALSFINFITYKYFYYSAIALIIGFSNAHIFAPSHSLIQTYALAHIRGRIYGTLYVLLQVAATMPTIIIGLLADRISLSLIVGGLGVLLLIFGLSIRPSHLTSS from the coding sequence ATGACGTTCAAATCTTATCTTGATGTGCTGAAGAATATCGATTTTACTAAGCTTTGGATCTCCCAGGCGGCGTCCCAGTTGACCAATTATCTTTTGAGTTTTGCCATTCTGATCAAAGTTTTCCAACTGACCAATTCGTCCGCCGCAGTTTCATCGATCATTATTGCGTTTGGCCTTGGTACGGTTTTTTTCGGCGGCGTTGCCGGAGTGTATGCGGACCGGTTTGACCGGAAATGGCTTTTGACCCTGATAAATTTTTTGCAGGCCGGCAGCGTGGCTTTATATTTTGTGGTCGGGGGCAGTTTATGGGGATTGGTGATTGTCACTTTTTTATACGCATCATTGAACCAGTTCTATCTTCCGGCCGAAGCTCCTTCCATTCCGATTTTAGTCCCCAAAAACCAGCTTTTGATCGCAAACAGCTACTTTGCTTTCACCGGAAGCGCGGCTTTGATCCTGGGCTTTGCCGCAGCAGGCCCCATCACTGTGATCTTCGGCCCCAGCGCGCCATATTTGACGGCAGTTTTATTGCTGCTGCTGGCGGGTTTGTCGACATTATCTCTGCCATCATTGCCGCCGGCGAAAAAAGTGAACAATCCTTATTCATTGGACCGCGTCTGGCATGAATTTAAAGAAGGCGTTGTACATCTTTGGGAGAACAAACAGCTCCACTTCCCGTTGTTAAGCCTTATCGCCATTCAAATTGTGACGGGTATGATGGTCACCATAGCGCCGGTCTTTATACAACAGGCGATCGGGATAAACCTGAACGAAGGATCGTTGTTGGTTGTGGCCCCATTGGGCTTGGGAATCCTGATCGGCGCGTTATTCCTAGGGCTAGAAGAACGGCGTTTCCGCAAAAAAGACCTGATATTTGCCGGATTTCTGGGAATGGGCGTTATGATATTCGCTTTATCTTTTATAAATTTTATTACCTATAAATATTTTTATTACTCCGCCATAGCGCTGATCATCGGGTTTTCTAATGCCCATATTTTTGCCCCGAGCCATTCATTGATCCAAACTTACGCTTTAGCGCACATCCGCGGCCGGATCTACGGAACCTTATATGTACTGCTTCAGGTGGCCGCAACTATGCCTACGATCATTATTGGTTTGCTTGCTGATAGGATCAGTTTAAGCCTGATCGTGGGGGGCTTGGGTGTGCTGCTGCTGATCTTCGGATTATCTATCCGGCCTAGCCATTTGACAAGTTCCTAA
- a CDS encoding Gmad2 immunoglobulin-like domain-containing protein, producing MDNKKYLQIAVLVVLAAVALFIIKRKPQTMPQVTDFQSCSAAGGQLLQSEPVQCTFNGQTFTEDTNPAPEVTFDTPQYGDLVSSPMKISGKARGTWFFEATMPAVLKDDQGNILTQGPMHADGDWQTTDFVNFSGTMTFDPGAAPYGVLIISKDNPSGDPANDSSVAIPVRFK from the coding sequence ATGGATAATAAAAAATATTTACAAATCGCAGTTCTGGTCGTCTTAGCAGCCGTAGCTTTATTTATTATCAAGCGCAAACCGCAAACGATGCCGCAAGTCACGGATTTTCAATCGTGCTCAGCGGCCGGCGGTCAGCTTTTGCAAAGCGAGCCGGTGCAGTGCACGTTCAACGGCCAGACTTTTACCGAAGATACAAATCCCGCGCCTGAAGTAACCTTTGATACTCCCCAATACGGAGATCTGGTTTCCAGTCCCATGAAAATTTCGGGCAAAGCCCGCGGCACCTGGTTCTTTGAAGCGACCATGCCCGCGGTTTTGAAAGATGACCAGGGCAATATCTTAACCCAAGGCCCGATGCATGCCGATGGCGACTGGCAGACCACGGATTTTGTGAATTTTTCCGGCACTATGACCTTTGATCCGGGCGCAGCTCCATACGGAGTTCTGATAATCAGCAAAGACAACCCTTCCGGCGATCCGGCGAACGATTCCTCAGTCGCAATCCCGGTGAGGTTTAAGTAG
- the ruvA gene encoding Holliday junction branch migration protein RuvA, giving the protein MIGSLKGKITHKSANYIILETAGVGYKVFVPPVLLVPFKLNQELSLVIHTYVREDQITLYGFQTFSELEFFEMLLTVSGVGPKSALAIMSLASIDMLKSAIVSEDPSVFTKVSGIGRKTAERVIVELKEKLKDEKSAMPVAREHSDAMDALVALGYSQQEARDALKNVPKDVANLQVKVKMALKALQK; this is encoded by the coding sequence ATGATCGGTTCACTCAAAGGTAAAATTACTCATAAATCAGCAAACTATATTATCCTCGAAACCGCGGGTGTGGGATATAAAGTTTTTGTTCCGCCCGTGCTGCTGGTGCCATTTAAGCTGAACCAGGAACTGAGTCTGGTCATTCATACGTATGTGAGGGAAGATCAGATCACTTTATACGGCTTTCAAACTTTTTCGGAATTGGAATTTTTTGAAATGCTGCTCACAGTTTCGGGAGTAGGCCCCAAATCAGCATTGGCGATCATGTCTTTGGCCAGCATTGATATGCTTAAATCTGCCATTGTTTCAGAAGACCCTTCCGTGTTCACCAAAGTTTCCGGTATCGGCCGCAAAACCGCAGAACGTGTGATCGTGGAGTTGAAAGAAAAACTCAAAGACGAAAAATCTGCCATGCCGGTGGCGCGCGAACACTCCGATGCCATGGATGCCCTTGTTGCTCTAGGTTACAGTCAGCAGGAAGCGCGCGATGCGCTGAAAAATGTTCCTAAGGACGTTGCAAATCTGCAAGTAAAAGTTAAAATGGCTCTGAAAGCTCTGCAAAAATGA
- the tsaB gene encoding tRNA (adenosine(37)-N6)-threonylcarbamoyltransferase complex dimerization subunit type 1 TsaB: protein MLLFIDTTDQDSAKLTLISNSKTIDHIFKVSHNLSEVLIGQIQTFLKKQKIKFADLDKIAVVTGPGHFSKIRTAVAAANALAYGLGIPVVSISAGLKIDWQQLAKQKGKRMTQPQYGREPNITLPKKRS, encoded by the coding sequence ATGCTGCTATTTATAGATACTACTGATCAAGATTCTGCGAAATTAACTTTGATCTCGAACAGCAAAACAATAGATCACATTTTTAAAGTCAGCCATAATTTATCAGAAGTATTGATCGGGCAGATCCAAACTTTCTTAAAGAAACAAAAAATAAAATTTGCTGACCTGGACAAGATCGCTGTGGTAACAGGTCCCGGTCATTTTTCCAAGATCCGCACAGCAGTAGCGGCCGCGAATGCCTTGGCTTACGGCTTGGGTATCCCGGTGGTTAGTATTTCTGCAGGCCTTAAGATCGATTGGCAGCAGCTTGCAAAACAGAAGGGCAAAAGAATGACACAGCCGCAATACGGCCGGGAGCCGAATATTACTTTGCCGAAAAAAAGATCATGA
- a CDS encoding valine--tRNA ligase translates to MQEIPKTYDQSKESEIYKLWEESGFFNPDNLEGEPFTIIMPPLNANASPHVGHALGMTLEDIMIRYQRMLGKKTLWLPGTDHAGFETQVVFEKKLEKEDRSRFQMTREEFYREVWDFVQTNKHITEEGIRRLGASADWSRNTFTLDPKIVKIVYETFKQMYDDGLIYRGNRICNWCPKHQTALSDLETKYEEREDILYYLKYGPFTIATARPETKFGDKFVVMHPDDKRYAKYKDGQKIDLEWINGPITATVVKDDSIDMEFGTGAMTITPWHDAADFDIAQRHNLPFEQIIDKTGKLLPIAGEFVGQHIKKARPLIVEKLRDKGLLDESKTNEHYKHNVQVCYKCGTIIEPQVILQWFVAMTKEFNGKPSLRDMAVKAVTDGSIKIIPANFEKIFMHWMNNIKDWPISRQIWWGIPIPVWYKGEEIKISENSPGEGWTQDPDTFDTWFSSGQWPYATLMAHGKKDFETFYPTQVMETGWDILFFWVARMIMFGLYKTGKVPFENVYLHGLVRDKDKQKMSKSKGNVVDPLGVIDQFGVDALRMALTVGNLPGNDLPLSEDKVRGYRNFANKIWNAARFVLQNSDGFDSSATILPEDQKILDEMDQIISDTTKLMDKFDFAHASENLYHYFWHTFADKIIEESKSKLANPETKKSAQLMLITVLETSLKLLHPFMPFVTETIWQMNHKDLLMIQKWPGKK, encoded by the coding sequence ATGCAAGAAATTCCGAAAACTTACGATCAATCAAAAGAATCCGAGATCTATAAACTCTGGGAAGAGTCGGGTTTTTTCAATCCGGATAATTTAGAAGGCGAGCCGTTCACGATCATCATGCCCCCTCTGAATGCCAATGCCTCTCCTCACGTTGGTCACGCTTTGGGCATGACTTTGGAAGACATTATGATCCGCTACCAGCGCATGCTTGGTAAAAAAACCTTGTGGCTGCCCGGGACCGACCACGCGGGCTTTGAAACCCAGGTGGTGTTTGAAAAAAAACTTGAAAAAGAAGATCGGTCCAGGTTCCAAATGACTCGGGAAGAATTCTACCGTGAAGTCTGGGACTTTGTCCAAACCAACAAACATATCACGGAAGAAGGCATCCGCCGCCTGGGCGCATCTGCCGACTGGTCCAGGAACACTTTCACTTTGGATCCCAAGATAGTAAAAATAGTTTATGAAACATTCAAGCAAATGTACGATGATGGCTTGATCTATCGCGGCAACCGCATCTGCAACTGGTGTCCCAAACACCAGACCGCGCTTTCGGACCTGGAAACCAAATATGAAGAGCGCGAGGACATTCTCTATTATCTGAAATACGGTCCCTTCACCATTGCCACTGCCAGGCCGGAAACAAAATTCGGCGACAAGTTCGTGGTCATGCATCCGGATGACAAGCGCTATGCCAAATATAAAGACGGGCAAAAGATAGATCTGGAATGGATCAACGGCCCGATCACGGCAACCGTGGTCAAAGACGACTCCATAGACATGGAATTCGGCACCGGCGCCATGACCATCACGCCGTGGCACGATGCGGCTGATTTTGACATTGCCCAGCGCCATAATCTTCCTTTTGAGCAGATCATAGACAAAACCGGAAAACTTCTGCCCATCGCCGGCGAGTTCGTAGGCCAGCATATCAAAAAAGCGAGGCCCTTAATAGTGGAAAAACTTCGCGATAAAGGATTGCTTGATGAAAGCAAAACCAATGAGCATTACAAGCACAATGTTCAGGTCTGCTATAAATGCGGCACCATCATTGAGCCGCAAGTCATCCTCCAATGGTTCGTGGCCATGACCAAGGAATTTAACGGCAAACCGAGCCTGCGGGACATGGCGGTCAAGGCTGTGACGGACGGGAGCATCAAGATCATTCCTGCTAACTTTGAAAAGATCTTCATGCATTGGATGAATAATATCAAAGACTGGCCCATCTCCCGCCAGATCTGGTGGGGCATCCCGATCCCGGTGTGGTACAAAGGTGAGGAAATAAAAATTTCAGAAAATTCACCTGGCGAGGGCTGGACACAAGATCCTGATACATTTGATACCTGGTTTTCTTCGGGCCAATGGCCTTATGCAACTCTGATGGCGCACGGAAAAAAAGATTTTGAGACTTTTTATCCGACGCAGGTCATGGAAACCGGCTGGGATATCCTGTTCTTCTGGGTCGCGCGCATGATCATGTTCGGCCTCTATAAAACCGGCAAGGTGCCGTTTGAGAACGTCTACCTCCACGGCCTGGTGCGCGACAAAGACAAACAAAAAATGAGCAAGTCCAAAGGCAATGTGGTTGACCCCTTAGGCGTCATTGACCAATTTGGCGTGGATGCCCTGCGCATGGCTCTGACCGTGGGTAACTTGCCCGGCAATGATTTGCCGCTGTCCGAAGACAAGGTCCGCGGCTACCGCAACTTTGCCAATAAGATCTGGAACGCGGCCAGGTTTGTCCTGCAAAACTCCGATGGTTTTGATTCGTCCGCAACCATTTTGCCTGAGGACCAAAAAATCCTGGATGAGATGGATCAAATCATCTCTGACACCACCAAGCTCATGGATAAATTTGATTTTGCCCATGCTTCGGAAAATCTTTATCATTACTTCTGGCACACTTTTGCTGATAAGATCATTGAAGAATCCAAATCCAAACTGGCAAATCCCGAAACAAAAAAATCAGCGCAACTGATGCTGATTACGGTTCTGGAAACTTCCCTCAAGCTTCTGCATCCGTTTATGCCATTTGTGACGGAAACGATTTGGCAGATGAATCACAAGGATCTTCTGATGATCCAGAAGTGGCCGGGTAAAAAATAA
- the rpoC gene encoding DNA-directed RNA polymerase subunit beta', with amino-acid sequence MVQQTEEFKAVRLKLASPQDILNWSYGEVTKPETINYRTQRPEKDGLFDEKIFGPIKDWECYCGKYKRIRYKGIICDKCGVEVTRAAVRRERMAHIRLAAPVAHIWFLRGVPSRLGLVLDLSVQELEKVVYFASYIITSVDEEARASTMEQIEREFKAKRREIDSRYENLLNQKKQPAKPSEDKDVAAAKEDTETLRVRDMWAKEIEHLESIRDLARSELKSIKKYQIISELEYRDLSLKYGPVFAAGIGAAAISQLVEEIDLEKLFTQLQEEILPAEGVNKRKLTKRLKLVKSMIKSGIRPEWMIIANLPVIPPDLRPMVQLDGGRFAASDLNDLYRRVINRNNRLKKLLEIGAPEVITRNEKRMLQEAVDALIDNSIRHGKEVTASTGQKRKLRSLADMLKGKQGRFRQNLLGKRVDYSGRSVIVGGPKLKLHQCGLPKKMALELFKPFVISKLISREYAHNVRSANRLIEQGRTEVYDILEEVTKDHYVLLNRAPTLHRLGFQAFLPVLIEGKAIQIHPLVCPAFNADFDGDQMAVHVSLTAAAQDEARNIMLSAKNLLKPASGEPIMGPNQDMVLGCYWLTRIHPNQKGEGKYFGSAEEALLAYQSELITLKAKIHVRLTGEWGDKGLTETCVGRIIFNEVLPQGMRFVNDVMDKKRLQQVVQVCYRDFGIDRTAQLLDDIKGVGFHYVTKSGISWGMDDLTVPAVKAGLLKKADEEVLKTFEQYQQGLLTAQERYNRVIEIWAEVRDRVTEAITTTLDEFGTVYQMVNSGARGSVSQIAQMAGMKGLVTNPAGDVIELPARDSFKEGLNILEYFISTHGSRKGMTDTALRTADAGYLTRRLVDVAQDIVINAEDCGAKSGRLITRASSEALGRPLSRRIFGRVAARDVVDAEGNVVAKAQTLIDDKLALQIEKSTASEVEVRTVLRCTLTRGICAKCYGYDLGFNKPVELGAAVGIVAAQAIGEPGTQLTMRTFHTGGVAGLDITQGLPRVEELLEAREPKGQAIVSEIDGFVSSVKITSKESTIRVEAKDIAKDEYVLDTPKLQLTDGEKVDEGDPLFVNAKGETVKAKSAGIVKLSSDTLTVVRESENFKEYSVPAGYSLLVREKDLVVKGQPLTEGNLNLHQVFTLRGIEACQDYIIKDVQEIYSSQGQNVNEKHIEIIVRQMFSKVRVTEPGDADLLTGDLIDKSRLMLANAKIGPKGRKAEVEQLLMGITKSSLNTESFLAAASFQETTRVLIEAAVTAKTDYLRGLKENVIIGKLIPAGTGYRPEALAEKEAAEVADNAAI; translated from the coding sequence ATGGTACAGCAAACAGAAGAATTTAAAGCCGTCCGTTTGAAACTGGCCAGTCCCCAGGATATTTTGAATTGGTCTTACGGCGAGGTCACCAAGCCGGAAACCATCAATTACAGAACGCAGCGCCCGGAAAAAGACGGCTTGTTCGATGAAAAGATCTTCGGCCCGATCAAAGACTGGGAATGCTACTGCGGCAAATACAAGCGCATCCGCTATAAAGGGATCATCTGCGACAAGTGCGGAGTGGAAGTCACCAGAGCAGCGGTTAGGCGCGAGCGCATGGCCCATATCAGGCTGGCAGCACCGGTAGCGCACATCTGGTTTTTGCGCGGCGTTCCTTCGCGCCTGGGGTTAGTGCTGGATCTGTCAGTACAGGAACTGGAAAAAGTTGTTTATTTTGCCTCATATATTATCACCAGCGTTGACGAAGAGGCGCGCGCTTCCACCATGGAACAGATCGAGCGGGAATTCAAAGCCAAGCGCCGCGAGATCGACAGCCGCTACGAAAATTTGCTCAATCAGAAGAAACAGCCGGCTAAGCCTTCGGAAGACAAGGATGTCGCTGCTGCCAAAGAAGATACTGAAACTTTGCGCGTGCGCGACATGTGGGCCAAAGAGATCGAGCATTTGGAATCCATCCGCGACCTGGCCCGCAGTGAGCTTAAATCCATAAAAAAATATCAGATCATTTCCGAACTGGAATACCGCGACCTGTCGTTGAAATACGGCCCTGTGTTTGCTGCAGGCATTGGCGCTGCGGCCATCTCTCAGCTGGTGGAAGAGATCGATCTGGAAAAATTATTCACCCAGCTCCAGGAAGAGATCTTACCGGCTGAAGGAGTGAATAAAAGAAAACTGACCAAGCGTTTAAAGCTGGTCAAATCCATGATCAAATCAGGGATCAGGCCGGAGTGGATGATAATTGCCAACCTGCCTGTTATCCCGCCTGACCTGCGCCCTATGGTGCAGTTGGATGGCGGCCGGTTTGCCGCATCCGATCTCAATGATCTGTATCGCCGCGTCATTAACCGCAACAACCGTTTGAAGAAACTTTTGGAAATCGGAGCGCCGGAAGTTATTACCAGGAACGAAAAGCGCATGCTGCAGGAAGCCGTAGACGCATTAATAGACAATTCCATCCGCCACGGCAAGGAAGTAACGGCGTCCACCGGCCAGAAACGCAAACTGCGCTCACTGGCTGACATGCTCAAAGGCAAACAGGGGCGGTTCCGCCAAAACCTGCTGGGCAAGCGCGTGGACTATTCCGGACGCAGCGTTATCGTCGGCGGTCCGAAGCTGAAATTGCATCAGTGCGGCTTGCCGAAAAAAATGGCTTTGGAACTATTCAAGCCGTTCGTCATCTCCAAACTCATCTCCCGCGAATACGCCCATAATGTAAGATCCGCGAACCGCCTGATCGAGCAAGGCCGCACCGAAGTTTATGATATTTTGGAAGAAGTCACGAAAGACCATTATGTCCTGCTGAACAGAGCGCCAACGCTGCATCGTCTGGGTTTCCAGGCGTTCCTGCCGGTGTTGATCGAAGGCAAGGCCATTCAGATCCATCCTTTGGTGTGTCCGGCGTTCAACGCGGACTTTGACGGGGACCAGATGGCAGTGCACGTATCCTTAACCGCTGCTGCTCAAGATGAGGCGCGCAACATCATGTTGTCTGCTAAAAATCTTCTGAAGCCGGCTTCAGGCGAACCGATCATGGGCCCGAACCAGGATATGGTTTTGGGCTGTTACTGGCTGACCCGGATCCATCCGAACCAAAAAGGCGAAGGCAAATATTTTGGCTCCGCGGAAGAAGCCCTGCTCGCGTATCAGTCGGAATTGATCACTTTGAAAGCTAAGATCCATGTGCGCCTCACCGGCGAGTGGGGAGACAAGGGCCTGACTGAAACTTGCGTCGGCCGGATCATTTTTAATGAAGTCCTGCCTCAAGGCATGCGGTTTGTGAACGACGTTATGGATAAGAAACGGCTGCAGCAGGTGGTCCAGGTTTGTTATCGCGACTTTGGCATTGACCGCACCGCTCAGCTTTTGGATGACATTAAGGGCGTGGGCTTCCATTACGTGACCAAGTCCGGCATTTCCTGGGGCATGGATGATCTGACTGTGCCCGCGGTCAAGGCCGGCTTGCTGAAAAAAGCCGATGAAGAAGTGCTCAAAACTTTTGAACAATACCAGCAGGGTCTGCTTACAGCCCAGGAGCGCTATAATCGCGTTATTGAAATCTGGGCGGAAGTGCGGGACAGGGTGACGGAAGCGATCACTACGACATTGGATGAATTTGGCACAGTTTACCAGATGGTGAATTCCGGCGCCAGAGGTTCCGTGTCCCAGATCGCCCAGATGGCAGGCATGAAGGGTCTTGTGACCAACCCGGCCGGAGACGTTATTGAACTGCCGGCCAGAGATTCGTTCAAAGAAGGCCTGAACATTTTGGAATATTTCATTTCCACTCATGGCTCCAGAAAAGGTATGACTGACACGGCTCTTAGGACAGCGGATGCGGGATACTTGACCCGCCGCCTGGTTGACGTGGCGCAGGATATTGTCATCAATGCCGAAGACTGCGGAGCCAAATCAGGGCGCCTGATCACCCGCGCTTCCTCAGAAGCTTTGGGAAGGCCTTTGTCGCGCCGGATCTTTGGCCGCGTGGCTGCCCGCGACGTTGTTGACGCTGAAGGGAATGTCGTCGCGAAAGCCCAGACTTTGATCGACGACAAACTGGCATTGCAGATCGAAAAGTCCACGGCTTCGGAAGTGGAAGTGCGCACAGTGCTGCGCTGTACTTTGACCCGCGGCATTTGCGCCAAATGCTACGGTTACGACTTGGGCTTTAACAAACCGGTGGAACTGGGCGCGGCTGTGGGCATTGTGGCGGCGCAAGCCATCGGCGAGCCGGGAACACAATTGACCATGAGAACTTTCCATACCGGCGGCGTGGCCGGCTTGGATATTACCCAGGGCCTTCCGCGCGTGGAAGAATTGCTGGAAGCGCGCGAGCCCAAAGGGCAGGCAATCGTTTCGGAAATTGACGGGTTTGTTTCAAGCGTGAAAATTACCAGCAAAGAATCGACCATCCGAGTGGAAGCCAAAGACATTGCCAAAGATGAATATGTATTGGATACGCCCAAGCTGCAGCTGACCGACGGCGAGAAAGTGGACGAAGGCGATCCGCTGTTCGTCAACGCTAAGGGCGAAACCGTGAAAGCCAAATCAGCCGGCATCGTGAAATTGTCATCTGATACTTTGACCGTGGTCCGTGAATCAGAAAACTTTAAGGAATATTCCGTGCCTGCAGGCTACAGCCTTTTGGTCAGGGAAAAAGATCTGGTCGTCAAAGGCCAGCCTTTGACCGAAGGTAACTTAAATCTGCATCAAGTGTTCACCTTGCGCGGCATTGAAGCCTGCCAGGATTACATCATCAAGGATGTGCAGGAGATCTATTCTTCCCAAGGACAGAACGTCAATGAAAAGCATATTGAGATCATTGTCCGGCAGATGTTCTCTAAGGTGCGCGTCACAGAGCCCGGGGATGCTGATCTTTTGACCGGGGATCTGATAGACAAATCCCGGTTGATGCTGGCTAATGCCAAGATCGGGCCCAAGGGGCGCAAGGCTGAGGTAGAACAGCTCCTGATGGGTATTACCAAATCTTCTTTAAACACTGAAAGCTTCCTGGCCGCGGCAAGTTTCCAGGAAACCACCAGAGTCTTGATAGAAGCTGCTGTGACGGCCAAAACAGATTATCTGCGGGGACTCAAGGAGAACGTCATCATCGGCAAGCTCATTCCCGCTGGCACGGGCTACCGGCCTGAGGCTTTGGCGGAAAAAGAAGCCGCTGAGGTGGCGGATAATGCTGCAATATAA